A DNA window from Citrobacter tructae contains the following coding sequences:
- a CDS encoding molecular chaperone, producing MNKVFFSLLLCVVSTAHSAINLGQTRVIYNENDKAAMFDVNNNTDKPYMVQTWLDNGNPDETPANLPMIITPPILKLDGHKSAVLRAIYQGNGFPQDVESVLWINVQEIPTIENDENTLQLAQRIRIKIFYRPAGLNITLPEAVEKLQWQCHGNTLRAVNPTPLHISLTQLHINGQNVDADMVNPHGERTFTLPQQKVSYIGFNWVDDYGGTNAVNNIPVSCY from the coding sequence TCAAACACGCGTTATTTATAATGAGAACGATAAAGCGGCGATGTTTGACGTCAACAATAATACAGACAAACCATATATGGTACAAACGTGGCTGGATAATGGTAATCCGGATGAGACGCCAGCCAATCTGCCAATGATAATTACGCCGCCAATACTGAAACTCGACGGCCATAAATCCGCCGTGTTGCGGGCTATTTACCAGGGCAACGGTTTTCCCCAGGATGTTGAATCTGTATTGTGGATTAATGTGCAGGAAATCCCCACCATTGAAAACGATGAAAATACCTTACAACTGGCGCAGCGCATTCGCATCAAAATTTTTTATCGCCCTGCGGGATTGAATATAACGCTACCTGAAGCGGTCGAGAAATTACAGTGGCAGTGTCACGGCAATACTCTGCGTGCAGTTAATCCGACACCGTTACATATTTCTCTGACGCAATTGCATATTAACGGGCAAAACGTTGATGCCGATATGGTCAATCCTCATGGCGAACGCACGTTTACGCTGCCACAGCAAAAAGTCAGCTATATCGGTTTTAATTGGGTAGATGATTACGGCGGCACTAACGCGGTCAATAACATCCCGGTATCGTGTTATTAA